A section of the Salinisphaera sp. T31B1 genome encodes:
- a CDS encoding ATP-dependent DNA helicase, whose protein sequence is MSAAAGAALFDDDAALAAALPGYAARPGQAEMAHAVATAIDEGGRLVVEAGTGTGKTLAYLLPAMASRRKIIVSTATRYLQSQLDDKDVPLAQTVLGRRMHVTVLKGRANYLCLHRLNLTEASGDLYLAAKIRRVRDWAARTRTGDLGEFGDLGDGDSLWPRITSTTDNCLGQDCPLFDQCWVVNARREAQAADVVIVNHYLLFADLTLRESGFGEVLPGADAIVLDEAHRLPDIAGRFFGEALSARQLKDLVRDGLSELDSLGGDMPVLKARLQDVGEAERDFADALGPNAGSRSWQEIATPALDAAQQALADALDTLKTGLEPVASRSDRLKALARRCDELVGCLATVARDDAERINWLEKRGNTWIWHSTPLDVASPFSRAIDGYPGAWIFTSATLAVNNRLRYFCERLGLVDVVEKVLPSPFDYEHNALMYAPTAMPMPASTEFDDAVVAQTLALVTAAGGGAFVLCTSYRAVAYYGQALDAAGLDVLTQGSAPRATLLADFRADDHAVLVATSSFWEGVDVRGQALRLVIIDRLPFASPADPVLAARFTAMKEAGQNPFMDYQLPQAVITLKQGVGRLIRDAADRGLLAICDPRLFTARYGGAIRASLPPMPITRDQAVACEFLGALQPA, encoded by the coding sequence ATGAGCGCCGCGGCGGGAGCCGCGCTCTTCGACGACGATGCGGCGCTTGCCGCCGCGCTGCCCGGCTACGCGGCGCGTCCCGGCCAGGCCGAGATGGCCCATGCCGTGGCTACGGCCATCGATGAAGGCGGCCGACTGGTGGTCGAAGCAGGTACGGGCACGGGCAAGACCCTGGCCTATCTGCTCCCGGCCATGGCGTCGCGGCGCAAGATCATCGTGTCCACGGCAACGCGTTACCTGCAGAGCCAGCTCGATGACAAGGATGTCCCTTTGGCCCAGACCGTACTCGGCCGACGCATGCACGTCACGGTGCTCAAGGGGCGTGCCAACTATCTCTGTCTGCATCGGTTGAACCTCACAGAGGCCAGCGGCGACCTGTATCTGGCCGCCAAGATTCGGCGGGTGCGAGACTGGGCCGCACGTACCCGGACCGGTGATCTCGGCGAGTTCGGTGATCTGGGTGACGGCGATTCGCTGTGGCCGCGGATCACATCGACCACCGACAACTGTCTCGGCCAGGATTGTCCGTTGTTCGATCAGTGCTGGGTTGTCAACGCGCGCCGCGAGGCACAGGCCGCGGACGTGGTGATCGTCAACCATTATCTGCTGTTTGCCGATCTCACCCTGCGCGAGAGCGGTTTCGGCGAGGTGTTGCCGGGTGCCGATGCGATCGTGCTCGACGAGGCGCATCGCCTGCCCGATATAGCCGGGCGCTTCTTCGGCGAGGCGCTGTCGGCCCGTCAGCTCAAGGATCTGGTACGCGACGGGTTGAGCGAGCTCGATAGCCTCGGCGGTGATATGCCGGTGCTCAAGGCTCGCCTGCAGGATGTCGGTGAGGCCGAGCGCGACTTTGCAGATGCGCTCGGGCCCAACGCAGGCAGCCGCAGCTGGCAGGAGATCGCCACGCCAGCGCTCGACGCGGCCCAGCAGGCGCTGGCCGACGCACTGGATACGCTCAAGACCGGTCTGGAACCGGTAGCGTCACGCAGCGATCGGCTCAAGGCGCTGGCCCGCCGCTGTGACGAGCTTGTCGGCTGTCTGGCAACCGTTGCACGCGATGACGCCGAGCGAATCAACTGGCTTGAAAAGCGCGGCAATACCTGGATCTGGCACAGCACGCCGCTGGATGTCGCCAGCCCGTTCTCGCGAGCGATCGACGGCTATCCCGGCGCCTGGATCTTCACCTCCGCGACGCTGGCGGTGAACAACCGGCTGCGCTATTTCTGCGAGCGGCTCGGGCTGGTCGACGTGGTCGAAAAGGTGTTGCCGAGCCCTTTCGACTACGAGCACAACGCGCTGATGTATGCGCCCACGGCCATGCCCATGCCGGCCAGCACCGAGTTCGACGATGCCGTCGTCGCGCAGACCCTGGCTCTGGTCACCGCGGCCGGTGGCGGTGCATTCGTGCTGTGCACCAGTTATCGCGCGGTCGCCTACTACGGCCAGGCGCTCGATGCGGCCGGGCTGGATGTGCTCACCCAGGGCAGCGCGCCCCGTGCCACGCTGCTGGCCGATTTCCGGGCCGACGACCATGCGGTACTGGTGGCCACCAGCAGTTTCTGGGAGGGGGTGGATGTCCGCGGTCAGGCGCTGAGACTCGTCATTATCGATCGCCTGCCGTTTGCCTCTCCAGCCGACCCGGTGCTGGCGGCACGCTTCACCGCGATGAAAGAAGCCGGCCAGAATCCGTTCATGGACTACCAGCTGCCCCAGGCGGTGATCACGCTCAAGCAGGGCGTGGGCCGCCTGATTCGGGATGCGGCCGATCGTGGCCTGCTGGCGATCTGTGATCCACGCTTGTTTACCGCACGCTATGGCGGGGCCATCCGTGCCAGTCTGCCGCCGATGCCGATCACGCGCGACCAGGCAGTGGCCTGCGAGTTTCTGGGCGCGCTGCAGCCGGCATGA
- the tsaB gene encoding tRNA (adenosine(37)-N6)-threonylcarbamoyltransferase complex dimerization subunit type 1 TsaB, whose product MRILALDASTEALSVALLDAERDVAREHFEIAPRAHASRLLPEAQRLLAEAGWTLGMLDGLAFGRGPGAFTGLRIAAGLIQGLASGLERPVAPVSTLAALAARCLGQARVERVRVVQDARMGEVYTADFARGTPPVLLGAERVVAPAAIDLIDDDNGWAAAGNGWALVADAGDGRSVSVAEPWPHALDIARLGAELLGAGQGVSAVQALPVYVRDDVARKPTPRSDFAQPEDR is encoded by the coding sequence GTGAGAATACTGGCACTGGACGCCTCGACCGAAGCGTTGTCGGTTGCGCTGCTCGACGCCGAGCGCGATGTCGCGCGCGAACATTTCGAGATTGCACCACGCGCGCACGCCAGCCGGCTGTTGCCCGAAGCGCAGCGATTGCTGGCCGAGGCCGGCTGGACGCTGGGAATGCTCGACGGCCTGGCGTTCGGTCGCGGCCCGGGCGCGTTCACCGGGCTTCGAATCGCGGCCGGGCTGATCCAGGGCCTGGCCAGCGGACTCGAGCGGCCGGTGGCGCCGGTCTCCACCCTGGCGGCGCTGGCGGCACGCTGCCTGGGCCAAGCACGGGTCGAGCGGGTCCGGGTGGTACAGGATGCCCGTATGGGCGAAGTGTATACGGCCGATTTCGCGCGCGGCACACCGCCCGTATTGCTCGGCGCCGAACGCGTCGTCGCCCCGGCGGCTATCGATCTCATCGACGATGATAACGGCTGGGCGGCCGCCGGTAACGGTTGGGCTCTGGTGGCCGACGCGGGTGACGGACGAAGCGTGTCGGTGGCCGAGCCCTGGCCACACGCACTGGATATCGCCCGCCTGGGCGCCGAGTTGCTGGGCGCCGGCCAGGGCGTGTCGGCCGTACAGGCATTGCCCGTCTACGTTCGCGACGATGTCGCCCGCAAACCGACACCACGTTCAGACTTTGCCCAACCCGAGGACAGATGA
- a CDS encoding gamma carbonic anhydrase family protein, translating to MMLYRLDDTQPITPDNGACFVADNATVIGRVTLAEDASIWFNAVLRGDNDDIVIGRGSNIQDGSVLHTDPGFRLTVGEGVTVGHQAMLHGCTIGDNTLIGIKAVILNGATIGRNCLIGAGALIPQGKTIPDNSMVIGAPGRVKRTLEDDEIEGLRRSAQRYVANYKRFSGGLKAL from the coding sequence ATGATGCTCTATCGACTCGACGACACGCAGCCGATCACGCCGGACAACGGGGCCTGTTTCGTGGCCGACAATGCCACGGTGATCGGTCGGGTGACGCTGGCCGAAGATGCCAGCATCTGGTTCAACGCCGTGTTGCGAGGAGACAACGACGATATCGTCATCGGTCGCGGCAGCAATATCCAGGATGGCAGCGTCCTGCACACCGATCCCGGTTTTCGCCTGACGGTGGGCGAGGGCGTGACGGTGGGTCACCAGGCCATGCTTCACGGCTGTACGATCGGCGACAATACGCTGATCGGGATCAAGGCCGTAATCCTTAACGGCGCGACGATCGGCCGCAACTGCCTCATCGGCGCCGGCGCGCTGATTCCCCAAGGCAAGACCATTCCGGACAACAGCATGGTGATCGGCGCCCCGGGTCGGGTCAAACGGACGCTGGAGGACGACGAGATCGAAGGCCTTCGGCGCTCGGCGCAGCGCTACGTGGCCAATTACAAGCGGTTCTCAGGCGGGCTCAAAGCGCTGTAA
- a CDS encoding class I SAM-dependent methyltransferase, translating to MICADDRRAYWTALGWPCRRLAPDTGFYLVDDTHGLTLRNAAARDHGRGLRLDLGDAEIARRIASGRRSPLAQAIGLRRHREPRLLDTTCGLGRDSATLAALGARVTALERHPVLHALLDDALTRARAEPGGPQWLANWQTLVHADAIRWLEARPAAPAFDVIYIDPMFAAPRRKAAPQKALAWLNALVGIDIDADRLLAAACSRAGRQVVVKQHARAQPLALPDRQVRAKAVRFDIYLTGG from the coding sequence GTGATCTGTGCCGACGACCGCCGGGCCTACTGGACCGCGCTGGGCTGGCCCTGTCGGCGCCTCGCGCCGGATACCGGGTTTTATCTGGTCGACGACACACATGGGCTGACGCTTCGCAACGCGGCGGCCCGCGACCACGGCCGTGGACTGCGGCTGGACCTCGGTGACGCCGAGATCGCGCGCCGGATCGCCTCGGGCCGACGCTCGCCGCTGGCCCAGGCCATCGGCCTGCGTCGTCACCGCGAGCCCCGGCTGCTGGATACCACCTGCGGGCTGGGCCGCGACAGCGCCACGCTAGCCGCCCTGGGCGCGCGCGTGACCGCGCTCGAACGCCACCCGGTGCTGCATGCCCTGCTCGACGATGCGTTGACGCGGGCACGGGCCGAGCCGGGCGGTCCGCAATGGCTAGCCAACTGGCAGACACTGGTTCATGCCGATGCCATCCGGTGGCTCGAGGCCCGGCCTGCCGCCCCGGCCTTCGACGTGATCTATATCGACCCGATGTTTGCCGCACCCCGTCGCAAGGCCGCTCCGCAGAAAGCGCTGGCGTGGCTGAACGCGCTCGTGGGTATCGATATCGATGCCGATCGCCTGCTGGCCGCCGCGTGTTCACGCGCGGGCCGCCAAGTCGTGGTCAAACAGCATGCGCGTGCCCAGCCGCTCGCCTTACCCGACCGACAGGTGCGGGCCAAAGCGGTGCGGTTCGATATTTATCTCACAGGCGGCTGA
- a CDS encoding SCP2 sterol-binding domain-containing protein produces MSRATELIQRMPEAFDPDAAGDLSMTVQYLIEEPMYVVVDRGSCRVHTGIATDPDVTLRIKGEHLVRLMTGRMRGITAFLTGKLRVEGNMMLAQKLQQIFDRRRLA; encoded by the coding sequence ATGAGCCGTGCGACCGAACTGATCCAGCGCATGCCCGAAGCATTCGACCCCGACGCTGCGGGCGATCTGTCCATGACCGTTCAGTACCTCATCGAAGAGCCCATGTATGTCGTGGTCGACCGTGGCAGCTGTCGTGTTCATACCGGCATTGCCACCGACCCGGACGTCACGCTGCGTATAAAGGGCGAGCACCTGGTCCGCCTGATGACCGGGCGCATGCGCGGCATCACCGCATTCCTGACCGGCAAACTGCGTGTCGAAGGCAACATGATGCTCGCACAGAAACTCCAACAGATATTCGATCGCCGCCGGCTGGCATGA